The following are encoded together in the Pleurocapsa sp. FMAR1 genome:
- a CDS encoding GlsB/YeaQ/YmgE family stress response membrane protein, which yields MTLTEVLILLLVAAICGSIGQSLVGYSAGGCLASIFVGIIGAYLGVWLARELSLPILFAVDVGGQAFPIVWSIIGSIIFAGILGLINRSISGRR from the coding sequence ATGACATTAACAGAAGTTTTGATTTTATTGCTTGTTGCTGCGATCTGTGGCTCAATTGGGCAATCACTAGTTGGTTATTCAGCAGGGGGTTGTCTTGCTTCAATTTTTGTCGGCATTATTGGAGCTTATTTAGGAGTTTGGCTAGCTAGAGAATTAAGTTTGCCTATACTGTTTGCCGTTGACGTTGGCGGTCAAGCTTTTCCGATTGTTTGGTCAATTATCGGTTCGATAATATTTGCAGGCATTTTAGGTTTAATCAATCGCTCAATCTCAGGAAGAAGATAA
- a CDS encoding glycosyltransferase: protein MLPNNQKKIALISVHGDPAIDIGEEEAGGQNVYVRKVGQALARLGWQVDMFTRRSSQEQAAIVEHSPNCRTIRLVAGAKKFIKRQEIFQHLPEFVTAFLEFQAQQETVYLLIHSNYWLSAWVGMELKKRQSSKLLHTYHSLGAVKYKAVKNIPQISKTRLEIEKQCLETADTIVATSPQEQEDMRSLLSPQGNIAVISCGTDIERFGSVSRLESRAKLDIEPEAQVVLYVGRFDRRKGIETLVRAVGCNQVKQHPNLKLIIVGGSAPGKKDGKERERIENIVRELELEAITTFAGRIEHADLTYYYAAADVCVVPSHYEPFGLVAIEAMACRTPVIASDVGGLKFTVVNELTGLLVTPQDEQAFAEAINHVLSYPAWSRQLEKDARKRVESMFSWDGVAKQLEQQYLAELNQIQPELLESKI, encoded by the coding sequence ATGCTTCCTAACAACCAAAAAAAAATAGCTCTCATTTCAGTTCACGGCGATCCCGCCATCGACATAGGAGAAGAAGAAGCGGGGGGGCAAAATGTATATGTCAGGAAGGTAGGACAAGCACTAGCCCGTTTGGGTTGGCAAGTAGATATGTTTACCCGTCGCAGTAGCCAAGAGCAAGCAGCAATTGTTGAACATAGTCCCAACTGTCGCACAATTCGTTTAGTTGCAGGAGCAAAAAAATTTATTAAAAGACAAGAAATTTTTCAGCACCTACCAGAGTTTGTTACAGCTTTTTTAGAGTTTCAAGCACAGCAGGAGACTGTCTATCTCCTTATTCATAGCAACTACTGGCTTTCTGCTTGGGTGGGAATGGAGCTTAAAAAACGCCAGTCGAGTAAGCTTTTGCATACATATCATTCCTTGGGCGCAGTTAAATACAAAGCGGTTAAGAATATACCGCAAATATCTAAAACCCGTTTAGAAATAGAAAAACAGTGCTTAGAAACTGCTGATACGATCGTTGCCACCTCGCCCCAAGAACAAGAAGATATGCGATCGCTCTTGTCACCACAAGGAAATATTGCCGTGATTTCCTGCGGAACTGATATCGAGCGTTTTGGCAGTGTATCTCGGCTAGAAAGTAGAGCAAAATTAGATATCGAACCAGAAGCCCAAGTTGTTTTGTACGTAGGACGTTTCGATCGGCGTAAAGGTATTGAAACCTTAGTTAGAGCAGTAGGTTGTAATCAAGTAAAACAACATCCCAATTTAAAATTAATTATTGTTGGTGGCAGTGCTCCTGGCAAAAAAGATGGCAAAGAAAGAGAACGAATTGAAAATATTGTTCGAGAATTGGAACTAGAAGCAATAACTACCTTTGCAGGACGTATCGAACACGCAGACTTGACTTATTATTATGCAGCAGCAGATGTTTGTGTTGTCCCCAGCCATTACGAACCATTTGGTTTAGTGGCAATAGAAGCGATGGCTTGTAGAACGCCAGTTATTGCCTCGGATGTGGGAGGGCTAAAATTCACTGTTGTTAATGAGTTGACTGGTCTACTTGTAACACCTCAGGATGAGCAAGCTTTTGCAGAAGCAATTAATCATGTACTATCGTATCCTGCCTGGAGTAGACAGCTAGAAAAAGATGCCAGAAAAAGAGTCGAGTCTATGTTTAGCTGGGATGGCGTAGCAAAACAGCTAGAACAGCAATATCTAGCTGAACTTAATCAAATACAACCAGAACTTTTAGAATCAAAAATATGA
- a CDS encoding PAS domain-containing protein, which translates to MKTGSDGISHTATAVGILVQLADGSIQSCNRNAEKILGYPAEKMIGVAASNPAIAFSNSRSVVTALETGQPVDGEMKFYQPDGSLVWLSLNFQPLFSAGSDRPLGVVTTFKDITAAKRDRENPQKLELSKDFKLFADAIPGILYIFDAISQRNLYINSQAYDCLGYTPEQILEMGQEFRTKVMHPEDRASLTPHIQRLERSQPGEVCKLEYRMRHKNGEWRWFCTQDRVHSRTQDGKLERILGIARDITNRQQAQTALKESETRLKLATDASGIGMWFWDLVADTLEWTEQCKAIFGVPSDGELSHEIFLNTLHPEDRDRTNQAVEQALANQTEYNIEYRVIWSDGSVHWIVAKGKGFYNQAGEPVRMMGTVQDISDRKQIEAQLRHSEHHLRRVLDSLYTFVGVMTPDGILIEANRTALDADNLQPEDVLGKPFAQDYWWSYSTQSQAQLNEAIKRAAAGETIRFDVQARIGTEQYILLDFSVIPLFDSNGKVEYLIPSGIDISDREANKQALTQREQELKLITEVIPQQIWTALPNGEIDYFNQRWIDYTGISLEDTVNSGWSIILHPEDSAKAMKSWTKSVSSGKKYDMEVRLRGADGVYRWFLIKARPLRNEQGEIIRWYGTNTSITRIKELEQRLRQQTEDLIEANQLKDDFLAIVSHELRTPLNPILGWSQLLASGRLDAEKTTTGIGIIERNAKLQAQLIDDLLDVSRILRGKLNLNKISLDLEMVIKSALTTVQLAADAKSIKIETEFEPNIGQVLGDAGRLQQIVWNLVSNAVKFTPEGGQVLVKLSKIGKQALLEVQDTGQGIDSEFLPHVFDRFRQAEVGNTREFGGLGLGLAIVRHLSELHGGTVAAASEGKGKGATFSVKLPLINTPTAEPININPIDLSVKPNRFSGIKILVVDDEVDSLDILTLVLKQEGASVTSVASAASALKALNKSTPDLIVSDIGMPKTDGYSLMSQIRAMSKEKNIPAIALTAYAGEVDRQLSLDAGFNRHLAKPINIPELITVITELVQ; encoded by the coding sequence ATGAAGACAGGTTCAGATGGCATTTCTCATACAGCTACAGCAGTAGGAATTTTAGTTCAGCTAGCTGATGGTAGTATCCAAAGTTGTAATAGAAATGCAGAGAAGATATTAGGTTATCCTGCTGAGAAAATGATTGGGGTTGCTGCTTCAAATCCTGCGATCGCCTTTAGTAATTCTAGAAGTGTAGTAACTGCCTTAGAAACGGGACAGCCTGTTGATGGGGAGATGAAATTTTATCAGCCAGATGGTAGCTTGGTATGGCTTTCACTAAATTTTCAGCCTTTATTTTCAGCAGGCAGCGATCGCCCATTAGGAGTAGTGACAACTTTTAAAGATATCACCGCAGCAAAAAGAGATCGGGAAAATCCGCAGAAGTTAGAGTTAAGCAAAGATTTTAAACTATTTGCCGATGCTATTCCTGGAATACTATACATATTCGACGCAATTTCTCAACGCAATCTTTATATTAATTCTCAGGCTTATGATTGCTTAGGCTATACTCCAGAACAGATTCTAGAAATGGGGCAAGAGTTTAGAACTAAGGTCATGCACCCTGAAGATAGGGCTTCTTTGACTCCTCACATCCAAAGGCTAGAGCGATCGCAACCAGGAGAAGTATGCAAACTTGAATATCGAATGCGTCATAAAAATGGCGAATGGCGTTGGTTTTGCACTCAAGATAGAGTACACAGCCGTACTCAGGACGGTAAGCTAGAGCGAATATTAGGTATTGCCAGGGATATTACTAATCGTCAACAGGCGCAAACAGCTTTAAAAGAAAGCGAAACAAGATTAAAACTAGCTACTGATGCTTCTGGCATCGGTATGTGGTTTTGGGATTTGGTTGCAGATACCCTAGAGTGGACAGAGCAGTGTAAAGCAATCTTTGGAGTACCTTCTGATGGCGAATTAAGCCACGAAATATTCCTAAATACTCTCCATCCTGAAGATCGCGATCGCACTAATCAGGCAGTAGAACAGGCTTTAGCTAATCAAACAGAATACAACATCGAATACCGTGTTATTTGGTCAGATGGTAGCGTTCACTGGATCGTAGCCAAAGGTAAAGGTTTTTATAACCAAGCAGGCGAACCAGTCCGCATGATGGGTACGGTACAGGATATCAGCGATCGCAAACAAATAGAAGCACAACTCCGTCACAGCGAACACCACTTGAGAAGAGTTCTAGACAGTCTATATACCTTTGTCGGCGTAATGACTCCTGATGGGATCTTAATTGAAGCTAATCGTACCGCTTTAGACGCTGACAATCTGCAACCAGAGGATGTTTTAGGAAAACCCTTTGCCCAAGACTATTGGTGGTCTTATTCGACTCAAAGCCAAGCACAGTTAAACGAGGCGATCAAACGAGCAGCAGCAGGAGAAACAATTCGTTTTGATGTTCAAGCTCGCATAGGGACAGAACAGTATATTTTGCTCGACTTTTCCGTCATTCCCTTGTTTGATAGCAACGGCAAGGTAGAATATTTGATTCCTTCTGGTATTGATATTAGCGATCGCGAGGCCAACAAACAGGCTCTAACGCAAAGAGAACAAGAGCTTAAGCTAATTACCGAAGTCATTCCTCAGCAGATCTGGACGGCATTACCCAATGGCGAAATAGACTATTTTAATCAACGCTGGATAGATTACACGGGAATTTCTTTAGAAGATACAGTCAATAGCGGTTGGTCAATTATTCTGCATCCCGAAGATTCAGCCAAAGCTATGAAAAGTTGGACAAAATCAGTAAGTTCAGGTAAGAAATATGATATGGAGGTTCGCTTGCGCGGTGCAGACGGAGTATATCGCTGGTTTTTAATCAAAGCCAGACCATTACGTAACGAACAGGGAGAAATTATTAGGTGGTATGGGACAAATACCAGCATTACCCGAATTAAAGAATTAGAACAAAGACTACGGCAACAAACCGAAGATTTGATCGAGGCCAACCAGCTAAAAGACGATTTTCTGGCAATTGTTTCTCATGAACTACGCACACCCCTTAATCCTATTCTCGGCTGGTCACAATTACTGGCTTCTGGCAGACTTGATGCTGAGAAAACAACAACGGGAATTGGGATAATTGAACGTAATGCCAAACTTCAGGCACAACTGATTGACGATTTATTGGATGTTTCGAGAATCTTGCGGGGTAAGCTAAATCTAAATAAAATTTCTCTCGATCTTGAAATGGTTATAAAGTCTGCACTAACTACAGTTCAATTAGCAGCCGATGCCAAATCAATTAAAATTGAAACTGAATTTGAACCCAATATTGGACAGGTTTTAGGGGATGCAGGTCGTTTACAGCAGATCGTTTGGAATCTGGTTTCCAATGCCGTAAAATTTACCCCAGAAGGCGGTCAAGTTTTAGTTAAGTTAAGCAAAATAGGTAAACAAGCATTACTTGAAGTTCAAGATACAGGACAAGGAATCGATTCAGAGTTTTTACCTCACGTATTCGATCGCTTTCGTCAGGCAGAAGTTGGTAATACCAGAGAGTTTGGCGGCTTGGGTTTGGGTTTAGCCATAGTGCGCCACTTAAGCGAACTACACGGGGGAACAGTTGCCGCTGCCAGCGAAGGCAAGGGAAAAGGAGCGACATTTAGCGTCAAATTACCACTTATAAATACACCTACAGCAGAGCCAATAAATATTAATCCCATCGATCTATCAGTAAAGCCAAATCGCTTTAGCGGTATCAAAATTTTGGTAGTAGATGATGAAGTAGACTCGCTAGATATACTCACTTTGGTTCTAAAACAAGAGGGTGCATCAGTAACATCGGTAGCATCAGCAGCATCAGCCTTAAAAGCCCTAAATAAATCAACTCCCGATTTAATTGTTAGTGATATCGGTATGCCCAAAACTGATGGTTATAGTCTCATGAGTCAGATTCGCGCAATGTCTAAGGAGAAAAATATACCAGCGATCGCCCTTACGGCTTATGCTGGAGAAGTAGATCGGCAGCTTTCTTTAGATGCGGGATTTAATCGACATCTTGCCAAACCAATTAATATTCCTGAATTGATAACTGTGATTACAGAATTGGTGCAGTAG
- a CDS encoding AEC family transporter, translating into MVTVLQSILWVILGILIYRKKIVGDRVPKLLGKTLYWLGVPLQIFALARKSNFEKIVWLPITVTVTVLLLGLALTLLILHIHKKRYINSYHMSVMSNNPQNSIEARYFPSSNSAISLDFLPFTNAGRGSFIITSILGNTGFIGLALVPHFVDQSYWSWIVLYGIAHNVLGSYGLGVLVADRYSCLKEQSNWLNQLSSIVLLPSLWAFVFGYLSQGLTLTNLVETGISLGTTIVLPGAFILIGMQLGMSQQWQNLKTGVFSTLIKMLVLPGITGLALTFFGFEGDGRLVLVLMSGMPTAFASVILAEAYNLNRNVAASGILLSTLFLPIVLFGWLKVF; encoded by the coding sequence GTGGTAACTGTATTACAAAGCATATTGTGGGTTATTCTGGGAATCCTAATCTACCGAAAGAAAATTGTTGGCGATCGAGTACCAAAACTTCTGGGAAAAACTTTATATTGGCTTGGCGTACCATTACAGATTTTTGCTCTAGCTCGAAAATCTAATTTTGAAAAGATCGTTTGGCTGCCAATTACTGTTACCGTAACCGTTCTGTTGTTAGGTTTGGCATTAACCTTACTGATTCTTCATATACACAAAAAAAGATATATCAATAGCTACCATATGTCGGTTATGTCAAATAATCCACAAAATTCTATCGAAGCTAGATATTTTCCATCTTCTAATAGCGCAATTAGCCTAGACTTCTTACCTTTTACCAATGCTGGAAGAGGAAGTTTTATTATCACCTCAATTTTGGGTAACACAGGCTTCATTGGTTTAGCTTTAGTGCCACATTTTGTAGATCAAAGCTATTGGAGTTGGATTGTCTTATATGGAATTGCTCATAATGTTTTAGGAAGCTATGGATTGGGTGTATTAGTAGCAGATCGATATAGCTGCTTAAAAGAACAAAGCAACTGGTTGAATCAATTGAGCAGTATAGTACTTTTACCTTCTCTATGGGCTTTTGTCTTTGGCTATCTCAGCCAAGGCTTAACTCTGACTAACTTGGTTGAAACAGGAATTTCCCTAGGAACTACGATCGTCTTACCTGGAGCTTTTATCTTAATTGGAATGCAGTTGGGTATGTCCCAACAATGGCAGAATTTGAAAACGGGAGTTTTTTCCACGCTAATTAAAATGCTGGTTTTGCCAGGTATAACTGGATTGGCATTAACTTTTTTTGGTTTTGAGGGTGATGGTCGTTTAGTATTAGTTTTGATGTCTGGTATGCCTACGGCATTTGCTAGCGTTATTTTGGCAGAAGCCTATAATTTAAATCGGAATGTGGCTGCTAGCGGTATTTTATTGAGTACCCTATTTTTACCGATAGTTCTCTTTGGGTGGCTGAAAGTTTTCTGA
- a CDS encoding MliC family protein, which produces MLLNLKTIFLIVLALIISCDTSFSKASADRSVEAARTIVYECDEYKFSTHTSPGKVTLYLPELTVVLDQIRAASGAKYQNKDVLFWNKDDSALLKVKDKTWNSCHS; this is translated from the coding sequence ATGCTTCTTAATCTGAAAACTATTTTCTTGATTGTTCTTGCCTTAATCATTAGTTGCGACACATCGTTTAGCAAAGCATCCGCAGATAGGTCAGTTGAAGCTGCTCGAACTATAGTGTATGAATGTGATGAATATAAGTTTAGTACGCACACGAGTCCTGGCAAGGTGACACTGTATTTACCAGAGCTTACCGTTGTTTTAGACCAAATACGCGCAGCTTCTGGCGCAAAATATCAAAATAAAGATGTTCTATTTTGGAATAAAGACGACAGCGCATTGCTTAAGGTCAAAGACAAGACCTGGAATAGCTGCCATAGTTAG
- a CDS encoding ABC transporter substrate-binding protein: MNKKNQVITIFSILVIISLPIWLLIRPQIGIFQNQTDSSQKTASSENGQANQKQSSFKAENRFSSGEKILIGADNNPDKQLAAQMYAKKDFGEAISKFQKSLETYPNDPEALIYLNNSIAAIDPNAITIGVSVPIGGTLDVAKEILRGVAQAQNEINSKNGIANSGRNDLLQIIIANDDNEPEVAKQIATEFVDNTQVEAVIGHNSSSASIAAAPIYQQGGLVMISPTSVATELSQAGNYIFRTTPTTRILAQTLAEYTIEKLHRQKIAVCSDSEDSASSSFREDFSLSVFELDGEITATECDFGSDNFNADEIPGKAIADGAEALLLIPSVDKINQALQVAQSNQNRLTLLGNHSMYGYETLKVGGSDTNGMILPVAWHPDATANSSFNIEAERLWGMAGSWRTATAYDATKALIAGLSQIDDSNRVTARQQLQKVLTDSGFSVPGVLGDITFQSSGDRLVKGVLVKIQPGTSSGAGYDFKYIN, translated from the coding sequence ATGAATAAAAAAAATCAAGTAATCACAATTTTCTCGATTCTTGTTATTATCTCATTGCCTATTTGGTTACTCATTCGTCCACAAATAGGCATATTTCAAAATCAAACCGATAGCAGCCAAAAGACAGCTTCCAGCGAAAATGGACAGGCAAACCAAAAACAAAGCAGTTTTAAAGCTGAAAATAGATTTAGTTCGGGGGAGAAAATTTTAATTGGTGCGGATAACAATCCTGATAAGCAGTTAGCAGCACAGATGTATGCAAAAAAAGATTTTGGTGAGGCAATAAGTAAATTTCAAAAATCTTTAGAAACTTATCCAAACGATCCAGAGGCATTGATTTATCTGAACAATTCTATTGCCGCAATCGATCCCAATGCAATAACAATTGGTGTAAGCGTACCAATTGGTGGAACTCTAGACGTTGCCAAGGAAATATTACGTGGAGTAGCTCAGGCACAAAACGAAATCAATTCCAAAAATGGCATCGCCAATAGTGGCAGGAACGATCTACTTCAAATCATTATTGCCAATGATGACAATGAACCTGAAGTTGCCAAGCAAATTGCTACTGAGTTTGTAGATAATACTCAAGTGGAGGCTGTGATCGGTCATAATTCTAGTAGTGCTTCGATCGCAGCAGCACCAATATATCAACAGGGTGGCTTGGTAATGATTTCTCCTACTAGCGTTGCCACAGAATTATCTCAGGCAGGAAACTATATATTCCGAACTACACCTACTACTAGAATATTGGCACAGACTCTGGCAGAATATACGATAGAGAAGCTGCATCGACAAAAGATAGCCGTTTGTTCTGATTCAGAAGATTCTGCCAGCAGTTCGTTTAGAGAGGACTTTTCTCTGTCTGTGTTTGAGTTGGATGGAGAAATTACTGCTACTGAGTGTGATTTTGGCAGTGATAATTTTAATGCTGATGAAATTCCTGGAAAAGCGATCGCTGATGGAGCAGAAGCTCTCTTACTTATTCCTTCGGTAGACAAAATTAATCAGGCTTTGCAAGTAGCTCAATCTAATCAAAATCGCTTGACTTTATTGGGTAATCATTCAATGTACGGCTACGAAACTTTAAAGGTTGGAGGCTCTGATACCAACGGCATGATTCTGCCTGTTGCTTGGCATCCTGATGCTACAGCCAATTCTTCGTTTAACATAGAGGCTGAGAGGCTTTGGGGTATGGCTGGAAGCTGGCGTACCGCTACAGCCTATGACGCGACGAAAGCTCTAATTGCTGGTTTGAGTCAAATCGATGATTCTAATCGTGTGACTGCTCGACAACAATTACAGAAAGTATTGACCGATTCAGGCTTTTCCGTTCCTGGAGTTTTGGGCGATATTACTTTTCAAAGCTCAGGCGATCGCTTAGTAAAAGGAGTTTTAGTCAAGATACAACCAGGCACATCCTCTGGTGCGGGATATGATTTCAAATACATTAATTAA
- a CDS encoding glycosyltransferase family 2 protein, translating into MPSPSIKNRIASVLESPQLDLSVVVPIYNEAESVEALVEAIANSVRETQLSYEIICVDDGSKDGSTQVLTNLAQRRVDLKAVILRRNYGQTPAMAAGFGLAEGKVIVTLDGDLQNDPADIPMLLAKLNEGYDLVSGWRKNRQDAALTRLLPSKIANLIIAKVTGVRLHDYGCSLKAYRSELVADMNLYGELHRFLPALAYIEGARIAEVPVRHHPRRFGQSKYGLGRTIRVVMDLLTVFFMKKFLTRPMHVFGLGGVISLAAGIGMGAYLTIVKLFFAQNIGDRPLLILAVLLVITGVNLFCFGLVTELLMRTYHESQRRPIYRIRDVFGQK; encoded by the coding sequence ATGCCATCTCCATCTATAAAAAACCGTATTGCCTCCGTTTTAGAGTCACCACAGCTAGATCTATCAGTAGTTGTGCCGATTTATAACGAAGCTGAGAGTGTAGAGGCATTAGTAGAAGCGATCGCCAATTCTGTCAGAGAAACCCAATTAAGCTACGAAATAATTTGTGTGGACGATGGCTCAAAAGACGGTTCAACTCAGGTACTAACCAACTTGGCACAGAGACGTGTCGATTTAAAAGCGGTAATCTTACGGCGTAACTATGGTCAAACTCCAGCGATGGCAGCAGGATTTGGGTTAGCAGAGGGAAAGGTCATTGTAACTTTAGACGGCGATTTGCAAAATGATCCTGCCGATATTCCCATGCTGCTTGCCAAGTTAAACGAAGGCTATGATTTAGTTAGTGGCTGGCGCAAAAATAGACAGGATGCAGCATTAACTAGACTGCTTCCCTCTAAAATTGCCAACCTGATTATTGCTAAGGTAACAGGAGTCAGACTACATGACTATGGTTGCTCCCTCAAGGCGTATCGCTCTGAATTAGTTGCAGATATGAACCTTTATGGAGAGCTACATCGTTTTTTACCAGCATTAGCATATATCGAAGGGGCGAGAATAGCAGAAGTACCAGTGCGTCATCATCCTCGACGCTTTGGACAGAGTAAATATGGCTTGGGTAGAACAATTCGGGTAGTAATGGACTTGTTGACCGTCTTCTTTATGAAGAAATTTCTGACTCGTCCTATGCACGTCTTCGGTTTAGGAGGCGTAATTTCTTTGGCTGCGGGAATAGGAATGGGTGCTTATCTTACCATTGTCAAACTATTTTTCGCTCAAAACATTGGCGATCGCCCTTTATTAATTTTAGCTGTGCTGCTAGTCATAACTGGGGTTAATTTATTTTGCTTTGGCTTAGTAACTGAACTACTAATGCGTACCTATCACGAATCTCAAAGAAGACCAATTTATCGCATTAGAGATGTTTTTGGTCAAAAATAG
- a CDS encoding type II toxin-antitoxin system HicB family antitoxin yields the protein MNDLYSIVIQWSEKDNCFVATLPEWENRHAQGESYEQALENAQEALQFLVELSKSQGESLPEPQNFQVTPVSK from the coding sequence ATGAACGATCTTTACTCGATAGTTATTCAGTGGTCTGAAAAAGATAACTGCTTTGTAGCAACTCTGCCTGAATGGGAAAATCGCCATGCTCAAGGAGAATCTTACGAGCAGGCTTTAGAAAATGCTCAAGAAGCTTTGCAGTTTTTAGTAGAGTTATCAAAATCCCAGGGAGAATCATTACCTGAGCCACAAAATTTTCAAGTAACCCCTGTAAGTAAATGA
- a CDS encoding DUF2237 family protein yields the protein MTSAKNVLGGELKVCCTSPMTGFYRTGKCETGPQDQGVHVICTEVTAKFLAFSKERGNDLTTPMPMYNFPGLKPGDCWCLCALRWKEALDTGFAPPINLEATHESMLNYVPLEVLKEHSMNLAK from the coding sequence ATGACATCAGCTAAGAATGTTTTGGGTGGAGAACTTAAAGTTTGTTGCACATCGCCCATGACAGGATTTTATCGCACAGGAAAATGTGAAACAGGTCCTCAAGACCAAGGCGTTCACGTAATTTGCACCGAAGTTACCGCTAAGTTTTTGGCTTTTAGCAAAGAAAGAGGCAACGATCTTACTACTCCTATGCCAATGTATAATTTTCCAGGACTCAAACCAGGAGATTGCTGGTGTTTATGTGCATTGCGCTGGAAAGAGGCTTTAGATACGGGTTTTGCCCCACCAATTAACTTAGAAGCTACCCATGAGTCGATGCTAAATTATGTTCCCTTGGAAGTTCTCAAAGAGCATTCTATGAACTTAGCAAAATGA
- a CDS encoding cache domain-containing protein, with amino-acid sequence MSTQDQPPLRSIALGEKVVCPCCLYMYNSLSDNRCQKCDQVLTVSVEAVDLEASGVKRIVNEKLPYFNLKKNFPNSTRTILTLAILSGAILFSGVTYYVVQKNSAQQELAASQAEIKTKTVIAARNLEQFVGTQYLQVQEMAASPFLTNLSVWSAWSIERKQEYFQKNFLANSDGMDSYVVIDAQTGDTVFSGGTETNNSSDIDYHQQVVKFKKPVIIPYQKSTKTGIAYMYMAAPSFDERGKLLFVTQTRIRFDKVQKKISADLNDLSLIVGDSGQSLGFFLVNGIGRIIATKNIENLNPYIDRSFFFSRIRRQNNSSSVDLETIGGSSYLVAYAPIIETRGLPELGWSLIFTAKVD; translated from the coding sequence ATGTCTACTCAAGATCAGCCCCCCTTAAGAAGTATTGCTTTAGGTGAAAAGGTGGTTTGCCCTTGTTGTCTCTATATGTACAATTCCCTATCAGATAATCGCTGCCAAAAATGTGACCAAGTACTAACTGTAAGCGTAGAAGCGGTTGACTTAGAAGCATCTGGTGTCAAAAGAATAGTTAATGAAAAGCTTCCATACTTTAATCTCAAGAAAAATTTTCCAAATTCTACTCGGACAATTTTGACCCTTGCCATCCTCTCTGGTGCAATCTTGTTTTCTGGTGTTACTTACTACGTAGTGCAAAAAAATTCAGCACAGCAAGAATTAGCAGCAAGCCAAGCAGAAATAAAGACCAAAACAGTAATAGCTGCTCGTAATTTAGAGCAATTTGTTGGCACACAATACCTTCAGGTTCAAGAAATGGCTGCGAGTCCTTTCCTCACCAATCTTTCTGTTTGGTCGGCTTGGTCTATCGAGCGCAAGCAAGAGTATTTTCAGAAGAATTTTTTAGCGAATTCAGACGGTATGGATAGTTATGTAGTTATTGATGCTCAAACTGGAGACACAGTTTTTAGCGGTGGAACAGAAACTAACAACAGCAGCGATATAGATTACCACCAGCAAGTAGTCAAATTTAAAAAGCCAGTTATCATTCCTTACCAAAAATCGACCAAAACAGGAATTGCCTATATGTATATGGCAGCTCCTTCTTTTGATGAAAGAGGAAAACTGTTATTTGTCACTCAAACTCGAATCAGATTTGATAAGGTGCAAAAAAAAATCTCTGCTGATTTAAATGATTTAAGTTTGATTGTTGGTGATTCAGGTCAATCTCTTGGTTTTTTCCTCGTCAACGGAATTGGACGAATTATTGCTACTAAAAATATAGAAAACTTGAACCCGTATATCGATCGTTCTTTCTTTTTCTCTCGTATTCGGCGACAAAACAACTCATCATCTGTAGACTTAGAAACAATAGGTGGCTCATCTTATCTTGTGGCGTATGCACCAATTATAGAAACAAGAGGACTACCAGAATTGGGCTGGAGCTTAATTTTCACAGCTAAAGTAGATTAA